The DNA sequence AGAAATCCGTTGATTTTAAAATAGAAAACAGCAAAGGACAAACCATCGCCAGCCCAGATAATCGCCCTAGTGGAGGGATTGGCCTGGTAAACGTTCGCAGACGGCTCAACCTATTGTACCCGGATCATTATCAATTAAGGGTGAGCAATACGCCGAATACTTTCGCTGTACATTTGACCATTGACTTGGAATGATTATCTTCCGTCTTGAAATAACCCGCTAAACAATCACCATTATGATAAACGTACTTATCGTTGACGACGAACCACTAGCCCAAGATGTGCTGGAAACCTATATTGAGAAAATGCCCGACCTCAACCTCGTGCAAAAGTGCAATAATGCACTAGAGGCCAATGAGGCACTCAAATCCAACGATATTGACCTGATGTTTTTAGATATTCAGATGCCCCAGCTTACGGGTACTGATTTTCTGCGTTCCCTCGTTAATCCACCCGTCGTTATTTTCACCACCGCCTACTCCAACTACGCGGTGGATGGTTTTGAACTCAATGCGCTGGACTACTTGCTGAAGCCCATCTCTCTGGAGCGTTTTTTGAAAGCAGCCAATAAAGCCGTAGCTCAGATTGAGCTAAAGAAAGCAGCGGCGGCCGGAGGAAGTGCCAACAAAGAAGAAGCAGACATTCAGGCCGAAGCAGACTTCATGTTTGTGAAAGCAGATAAAAAACTGGTGAGGGTTTATTATGACGATGTGGTCTACATCGAAGGCCTGAAAGACTACGTGATCATCCGTTTGAAAGACACGCGGATTGTGACCCTACAGACCATGAAAAGCCTGGAAGACAAGCTACCCACAGCCATTTTCAAGCGCATCCACCGCTCTTACATCGTCAACATCGGCAAGATTGATGCCGTCATGGGCAACATGGTAGAAGTACAGGAAAAAGGACAAGTGAAGCACCTCCCCGTAGGCAAAAATTACCGGGATGAGTTGTTGGATTTGATTAATCAGAATCGGTTGTAGGGGGATCACGTAGTTCTTCAAGATGAAATACGTGCGCAATCCTTGCTGATGGGCTTCTTTTGTTTTCTTTGCTTTTTGTTTTGTGAATGAGGGAACGAAATTAGGGAATAGATAATCAATTGAAAAACGAGGAATTGGGAGGGGTGGAAGATGGGGGGATTCAACGGTTTGGCTACGCGCCGTGCGACGAAGGAGCATGGACGTCATAGCCTGTATTGGGCACAGTTTCATATTCGTATAACAGTATTGATTTAACCAAACAGTGACTGAAGGCTAGCTAAAACTGGCTCGGTCCAAGCATTACCTGCCACTCCTAACAATATGCCGTGTATAGTTTCCAAAGACTGCGAAATGATTGATTTCTTGGGCTCACTTTTCTTCAGTTGTAGCATCAATCTTTGTATCTCCACGAGCATATCTTCTTTTCCATCAAAATCATCCTTTGGCATTTCTTTATTGATGATTTCTATAAATTCGGTAATCCTCCTAATATAGTCATCAGGATATTCTCCTTGCTGAATATTGACACCATAAGCAGAGTTGATCTGATTATTATCTCCAATATTTAAGGTAGAACCACTTCCTACGAAGTATGTCGAACTTCTAATCTTTTGACTTTCCTGTTCGCTTTTCCACTCAGTGAAAGAACCAAATTCGATTACCTCGTATCCTTTTCTTGTCAATACGTACATATTCTTTTCCTTGGAAACTAGCTCGATGGCTTCCATTTTTCTCAGTGCTATCAATTTTTCCGAGGCAATATCCTTCGAAACTGCCATACTACCCTTTTGATTCATTTCATCCAATAACTGATCAATAATCGAACCCATAATTGATTTGGTTTTTAATAATTCAAATGTACTCACAATAAGTTCAAAATCTTCTCTATTTTCAAATACTTTATCTTTAGTCTCAATGACGGTTTCTTCATTGTTCCTAATCGAAAAAGAAGTAATCTCGCTTACATCAATGTATACCTCTCTATCAGCTTCTTTTTGAAGCCCCTTCATTCGTAGTTCTAATAAACTTAATGGAGATTTTCGCCTAATTTTACCCTTAATAACTTTCATTGTTAACCCTCTCCTTTACTATTGTTTAATGTCTGTCCCATGTGCAGAATTTATATCATTACCATCCCCAATGTTTAAAGCTGCTCTATCACCCGTATTCATTACATTTATCTGCTTCATAACGAATGTGATGACTTGATTAACTTCTTCTTTTTCTTCAACCTTGAGACTTGATCCATCAGCGTTTTCTGGAAGCTTTTTCTCTAATTCAAGTAGTAGGTCTAAAAATTTACTACGAATCTCAGACAAAACTTGAGTTACGGAAATTTTATGCTTACCGATAACAAAAAAGCCTCAACGCATGACCTCGCTACACTCCGTCAGGCGTTGAGGCTTTTTTGTTGGGTACAGTTCATTAATCCTCAAAACAATATTCGAATCAGCTCCTTACCGTTTGAACCCGATAAGCGCTCTACTTTCCATCTCAAATGGCTTCATCATATCTAAGAACTTGACAACGTATTCCCTAATTTTGGATTCCGTAACATCACTGGGCTCAAGAAGGTCAATTTGAACATAAGATTCTTTACAAT is a window from the Lewinella sp. LCG006 genome containing:
- a CDS encoding LytR/AlgR family response regulator transcription factor; protein product: MINVLIVDDEPLAQDVLETYIEKMPDLNLVQKCNNALEANEALKSNDIDLMFLDIQMPQLTGTDFLRSLVNPPVVIFTTAYSNYAVDGFELNALDYLLKPISLERFLKAANKAVAQIELKKAAAAGGSANKEEADIQAEADFMFVKADKKLVRVYYDDVVYIEGLKDYVIIRLKDTRIVTLQTMKSLEDKLPTAIFKRIHRSYIVNIGKIDAVMGNMVEVQEKGQVKHLPVGKNYRDELLDLINQNRL